From Candidatus Hydrogenedentota bacterium:
TACCTGCTCGTCCGCAAGGAATCCGAGGAGAAGGTGGAGGCCCTTCGTGCGCGATTTGGAGTTAACTCCAAACGCATTGTCTCCGTTTACGGTGACCTTTCCGAACCCAAGTTGGGACTCAGGAAAGAGCAGTTCACAAAGCTTAAGGGGCAAATCGACCACTTCTTCCACTTGGCAGCATTCTATAACTTGATGTCGGAAGACGAGAACCTCGAGAACCAGGTCAATGTCCAGGGTACCCGGCGCGCAGTGGAAGTGGCTGGGGCCCTTCAAGCCAAGTGCTTTCACCAGATGAGTTCCATCGCCGTCGCCGGCGAATTTCGTGGGTACTGGCGAGAGGACATGTTCAAAGAGGCTGAGGGGCTTCGCCATCCCTACTTTCGCGCCAAACACGACGCGGAAGGAATTGTCCGGAGAGAATGTAGCGTTCCCTGGCGAATCTACCGCCCGGGGATCGTCGTTGGCCACTCCAAGACGGGCGAAATTAATAAGGTAGACGGACCCTACTACTTCTTCCGCTTCATTCAGAAGGTACGGAAGGTGTTTCCCGCGTGGGTACCACTAATCGGACTGGAAGGGGGCAGAATCAATATTGTTCCTGTCGATTATGTCGTCGATGCCATTGATCACCTGGCGCACAAGCGCGGTCTCAACAAACGCAGCTTTCACATCACAGATCCCGAGCCATTTCGCGCCGGCGAGATTCTGAACCTCTTCGCCAAGGCGGCCCACGCCCCGCAATTCGCCATGCGGATTGACTCGCGTATGTTCGACATTATTCCGAAAGGCATACTCGACGGCGTCTTGGAGCTTCCGCCCATCCGGCGCATTGCCGATACCTTCTTGAAGGACATCGGCATCCCGCGCGAGGCGTTGCGGTATTTGAACTACCCCACCCGCTTTGATTGTCGAGACACCATCAAAGAACTCGAAGGCACAGGCATTGTCTGTCCCCGTCTCAGCGACTACGCGCCCATGTTGTGGGACTACTGGCAGCGTCACCTGGATCCGGACTTGCACCGCGACAGGACCTTGGCAGGGGCGGTGAAGGACAAAGTCATTCTCATTACTGGCGCGTCGTCGGGCATTGGGCGAGCAGCCGCTGTCAAGATTGCGGCCGCCGGCGGAACGCCGATCATTGCGTCGCGTTCCCTTGAGAAATTGCGCGACGCGCAGCAAGAAATCGAGTCTCTGGGCGGCAAAGCCCACATTTATCAGGCCGACATCTCCGACATGGAAAGTTGCGACCAGCTCATCGACCAGATTCTAAGGGACCACGGCCGCGTGGATATCCTTGTAAACAACGCGGGCCGTTCCATTCGGCGCTCGATCAGGCAATCCTACGATCGCTTTCACGATTTCGAACGTACGATGCAGCTCAATTACTTCGGAGCTGTCCGCTTGATCCTGAAGGTGCTACCGGGAATGACAGAACGAAAATGCGGTCACATCATCAACATATCGACCATTGGCGTACTCGCAAACTCTCCACGGTTCTCGGCCTACACGTCCAGCAAATCCGCGCTCGACACCTTCTCGCGATGCGTTCAAGCGGAGTTGCTCGATAAGGACATCAAGTTCACGACTATCAATATGCCACTTGTACGAACCCCCATGATCAGTCCGACCTCGTTTTACGAGCACGTTCCTGCGCTTTCCTCCGAGGAGGCAGCCGATATGGTGTGCGAAGCCATCGTAGAGCAGCCGAAGCGTATCGCTACGCGCCTGGGTATTTTTGCCCAAGTGATGACAACTCTGTTCCCGAATCTTGCCGACGTGATTCTGAACACGGCGTATAAGATGTTTCCCGATACTGACCCCGCAAAGCAGGACGAAACGGCAGGGCAGGCCGAACCTTCTTCTGAGGCGGTTGTGTTTGCTGCTATTATGCGTGGAATCTACTGGTAATCCAGCCCTAGAAAGAATAGACATCGCATCGAGGTAGTAGTCGCATGATGATTGTGCCTGAAGACATAGAAGCATACGCGGCGTCTCATACGTCCGAATTGGACCCCGTGTTGGGCGCGCTTGAAACGGAAACTCGGGAATCGATGAAGTACCCGCATATGCTTGTCGGAAAAGTGGAAGGCCGGTTCCTCCAACTACTCGTCCGCTTGACCGGAGCACGGCGCATTCTCGAAATTGGCACCTTCACTGGATACAGCGCCTTGTGTATGGCGGAAGCGCTTCCGGATGACGGGAGTATTGTCACGTGTGACATCGATGAGGCCGCGACAAGCCTGGCGCGGCAATACTGGGCCAAGAGCCCACACGGGCGAAAGATTGACCTAAGGCTTGCCCCCGCGCTGGATACCCTCGCCTCACTCGACGGTCCCTTTGACATGGTCTTCATCGATGCGGATAAGGAGAACTACACAAATTACTGGGAAGCTGCCCTGCCAAAAGTCAGGCAAGGCGGCTTGTTGGTCGTGGATAATGTCCTTTGGGGTGGGCGCGTACTCAATCCCGTCAGAC
This genomic window contains:
- a CDS encoding SDR family oxidoreductase, with the translated sequence MAYFVTGGTGFIGSNLVERLLRRKGVIYLLVRKESEEKVEALRARFGVNSKRIVSVYGDLSEPKLGLRKEQFTKLKGQIDHFFHLAAFYNLMSEDENLENQVNVQGTRRAVEVAGALQAKCFHQMSSIAVAGEFRGYWREDMFKEAEGLRHPYFRAKHDAEGIVRRECSVPWRIYRPGIVVGHSKTGEINKVDGPYYFFRFIQKVRKVFPAWVPLIGLEGGRINIVPVDYVVDAIDHLAHKRGLNKRSFHITDPEPFRAGEILNLFAKAAHAPQFAMRIDSRMFDIIPKGILDGVLELPPIRRIADTFLKDIGIPREALRYLNYPTRFDCRDTIKELEGTGIVCPRLSDYAPMLWDYWQRHLDPDLHRDRTLAGAVKDKVILITGASSGIGRAAAVKIAAAGGTPIIASRSLEKLRDAQQEIESLGGKAHIYQADISDMESCDQLIDQILRDHGRVDILVNNAGRSIRRSIRQSYDRFHDFERTMQLNYFGAVRLILKVLPGMTERKCGHIINISTIGVLANSPRFSAYTSSKSALDTFSRCVQAELLDKDIKFTTINMPLVRTPMISPTSFYEHVPALSSEEAADMVCEAIVEQPKRIATRLGIFAQVMTTLFPNLADVILNTAYKMFPDTDPAKQDETAGQAEPSSEAVVFAAIMRGIYW
- a CDS encoding class I SAM-dependent methyltransferase, which encodes MMIVPEDIEAYAASHTSELDPVLGALETETRESMKYPHMLVGKVEGRFLQLLVRLTGARRILEIGTFTGYSALCMAEALPDDGSIVTCDIDEAATSLARQYWAKSPHGRKIDLRLAPALDTLASLDGPFDMVFIDADKENYTNYWEAALPKVRQGGLLVVDNVLWGGRVLNPVRPVDIAVDAFNKLAAEDPRVDSVLLTVRDGVTLARKR